The genomic DNA TTAATCAAAAGAAACACCTTTTAACCAAATatgataataattaaaaattaagttgttaaattttcaaaaatcaatcaattaagTGACTAACATGACAGAAAATTATATGCCAACTATAGATGTAGATAAATTCAGACATGAAAAACAAGTATTATTATGACAGGTAAAATATGATGCATGTTAGATTTGTCTATTTGGTTGTAAATAAATTTGCTGTGGtttgtaaaattaatttgatttgtaaAAGTATGATTTGtcataaataaaatcatacaaattaaaataagtaattatTAGATTGGATGAATCCCCCCtataattgtgttttttatttctttttgacaaAAGGTTACGATGAATACTGATgataatttacataattaaaaaaattcaataattactaaataatgttggagttaaatattaatacgCCGGAAAAAATGATAAGCCAAATCAAGTATCAAATCCGATTAATAACAAGATTTAAAACGGGAAataaggagaaaagaaaaataaaacacaataatATGGGGTTAGGCCAAATCATGTTACTTGGAGCACATGGAACCATCATCTAGTTTCCATCTTCTTTACCTATAAGAAACAACTAAAACAGCTCATTGCTTCTCTCATATCTCTCTCTACTCatttcacaaacacaaaattaaaaatttattagacAATTTATTATGGACAAACCTCATAGAGATGAAGTGTaccaagagaagaaagaagatcatTCGGGTAAAGAAATTAACATTCATTGAATGAGCACACTTGACAATTTGAAACCTAACTCTTCAACAAGTAAAATGATACTgtagtaataaactaataactCACCAAAGTTTGATGAAtgtattaacaaataaataaaaataataattcgccgtaattaataaacaataaatattaccGTCCAAAATAGTGCGCACTGCTCTTTCCAACTATTGTTTCTTCCTGTTTCCAactatttatttacaaagttgaTGAACTAAAAACCTTTACGTGTCTTAAATCAATTCAATAGTACAACATAACACATTTCTTATATAACTTTCTAACGATTAAATTACATTTCTTAGTGggatatataataaagtattaacaacattaaaattaaattattcacATGCGTTGGTGTAAAGTGACATGTACACACTTGGCCTTACATGCGTACTCGTGTATATAAACCACTAACAAATGTAATTCACAAGCCAcacatcaaaaacaacaataagCACCAAGAACGTTTTCAACTCTCTTCATTGCCCTCTCTGAgtttcaaatccaaaaaaattactataacaATGGAGGCAATGAAGATGAAGCTTTACGTGGCGGTTTTGGTTGCTACGATAGCGTTCTCTACGGTTCAGCAGACTGTTGCAGCGGTTGACGCTCCGGCTCCGAGCCCTACCTCCGATGCTTCGTCGGTTATCCCTACTTTCTTAGCCTCTGTAGCCGTGATGGCCTTTGGGTTCCTCTTTTAAGAAGTTTCttcttaaatttgttattttatgtttaattgaattttaagtaaaatcaacTAATTGATGTCTAAGTCCGGTTCTTGCTTGTGTCTCTTTCAGTTCTTGACATCTTGTAGTTGATTGTTATGTTTGATCTCTGTTTATCTCTCTATTATGTATCGTTGTTGGATTTGACATCATTCGaatatcaataataatttatcattatttattactatttgtttattagtatatattttctttctttgtatatttcaatttcaacttaaaaatcttaaaatgtagaTATTATGCAAACAGAAACCGAGAAATTTGCATATACCGTTAAGCTGGATCTATCTACATGTGTAATAATAATCTATTATACCAAAAAACTAGATAATATTAATCGGAATCATAAATCTAAAAGCAATTGAAAGCTGCTAATATGCTTTTCTTTTGTGGAGTGAGAGCGGACAAA from Camelina sativa cultivar DH55 chromosome 2, Cs, whole genome shotgun sequence includes the following:
- the LOC109127476 gene encoding arabinogalactan peptide 14-like, encoding MEAMKMKLYVAVLVATIAFSTVQQTVAAVDAPAPSPTSDASSVIPTFLASVAVMAFGFLF